The Streptomyces sp. NBC_00459 DNA segment GAAACCTCGTACGCCCCTCGCCCGGCCGCTCACGCCGTGGGCAGCCAGGGCAGCTTCCCCGCCAGCAGCGCGTACCCCACGAACGCCCCGATGTCGAGCAGTGAGTGCGCCACCACCAGGGGCCCCACCCGGCCCCACCGCCGGTAGAGGTACACGAACACCACCCCCATCACCATGTTTCCGATGAACCCGCCGATGCCCTGGTAAAGGTGGTACGACCCGCGCAGTACGGAACTGGCCACCAGTGCCGTCCCCGGGGTCCACCCCAACTGGCGCAGTCGGCGCAGCAGGAACGCGACGACGATCACTTCCTCCAGTACGGCGTTCTGCACCGCCGAGAGGATCAGCACCGGGTACTTCCACCACACCTCGGGCAACGCCTCCGGCACCACCGTGAGGTTGAAACCGAGTTCGCGGGCCGCCAGATAGAAGGCGATTCCGCTGCTGCCGATCACCGCCGCGACGGCGGCCCCGCGGCCGAGGTCGGGCCAGGGCCGGGTGCGGTCGAAGCCCAGCGTGCGCAGCCCCTTCCCCTCGCGCAGCAGGAAGTGCGCGACCAGGGCGACCGGTACCAGCGACGTCGTGATGCCGAAGAGCTGCCAGGCGAGATCCAGCCATGGCCGACCCGGCGCCGCAGAGGCGTTGAGGGTGGCCGCCTGGTCCTTGAGGCCGCCCGGTTTCGTGACCGACCCGACAAAGCTGATCAGGGCCGAGACACCGCTCGCCCCGAGTGACAGCCCCAGAACCAACAGCGTCTCGTCCCGGAGAGTCCGTCGCGACGGCCGCTCCTCAGGAACGGAACCAGCCACCGCGCCCGTCTCCACCTGCACTCCTGCCTCCAGTTGTGTAGTCCCGCCGCTTCCGGCGTGCCTCCACCTTCCCTGTCATACGGCCCGTGCTGCCGATTCAGCTCATACGGCTGTCCCGCATCACGTGTGCTGTTGACCAGGGCGGGACACCACCGTCATGGGACGTCACAGCTTGCCCGATCCACCTGAGGAGAGCGCGGGTGCCCCCCGTGCACGCGCCGACCGCCGCACGGGGGCCATCGCGACGGCACTCGTTCTCGCCGGGCGATCACCCCAGCGGCACCGGTTCCGGCAGCCCCACGGGCCAGGTGTGCACCGGCTCCCCGAGGTGCATCAGCTCGCTGTAGCGCCGGGTGGTCGCGGCCAGCGCGGTTTCCCGGGACAGCCCCTTCTCCAGCGCCCGGTGGAAGGTGGCCGCCTGCCAGGACGCTCCGTTGGCCCGAAGCCGGCACCGTTCCTCGATCACCCCGAGGTACAGGTCCCGGTCGGCGGGTTCGACCCCCCAGGCGTCGAGGCCGGCCGCGGCGAGCGGCAGCAGTTCGTCCCGTACGAGATGCACGGCGTCGACCTCCGCCGTGCCACCGAACCGCCCGCCCCGGGGCCACCGGAGCCGCGCGTCGATGCCGTACCGGCAGGCCGCGTCGAAGTTGGCGGCGGCGGCCTCGAAGGGCAGCCGGGTCCACACCGGCCGGGGCTCCTCGGCGAGCGCCCTGACGACCCCGTAGTAGAAGGCCGCGTTGGCGATGACGTCCGTGACCGTGGGCCCGGCGGGCAGCACCCGGTTCTCGACGCGAAGATGCGGAACGCCGTCCGCGATGCCGTAGACCGGACGGTTCCAGCGGTACACGGTGCCGTTGTGCAGCACCAGTTCGCCGAGCTTCGGCACACCCCCGGCGTCGAGGACGCCGAGCGGGTCCTCGTCGTCGCAGATCGGCAGCAGCGCCGGGTAGTAACGCAGGTTCTCCTCGAAGAGGTCGTACGCCGACGAGATCCACCGCTCCCCGAACCAGGTGCGCGGCCGCACTCCCTGCGCCTGGAGTTCCGGCGGGCGTGTGTCCGTGGACTGTGTGAACAGCGGGGGCCGCGACTCCCGCCACAGCTCACGGCCGAACAGGAAGGGCGAGTTGGCCCCGATCGCGACCTGCGCGGCGGCGATCGCCTGCGCCGCGTTCCACACATCGGCGAACCGCGCCGGCGTGACCTGCAGATGCAGCTGCACGGAGGTACAGGCCGCCTCCGGAGCGATGGACTTCGACGTGCACGAGAGGCGCTCCACGCCGTCGATGTCGAGCGTGAACTCCTCACCGCGGGCTGCCACGATCTGATCGTTGAGCAGGGCGTAGCGGTCGACCTCGGAAAGGTTGGAGGAGACCAGGTCGTCCCGTTCGAGCGTCGGCAGAATGCCGATCATCATGATCCCCGCGTCCACCTCGTTCGCTTTCCGGTGGGCATATGCCAGTGACGTACGGAGTTCTTCGGCGAGGCGGTCGAATACGCGGCCCGCGAGGCGATGGGGGGCAATGTTGACTTCCAGATTGAACATGGCGAGTTCTGTTTGGAAATCTCGGCTGGCGATCCTTTCGAGTACTTGCCCATTCATCATTTTCGGCATGCCGTCGGGCCCGACGAGATTCAGCTCGATCTCCAGCCCCAGGAGATTCTTGGGGCGGTCGAACCGCTTCTCGGCCAGCAGTCGCTCCAGCCCCGTCAGACACTGCCGGAGCTTGGTGCGGTAGCGCCGGCGATCGGACAGGTCGAACGGCCCCGCCACGACCTTCTCCCCCATCGGAGTGTCCCTCCTCGAATGGGCGGGCCGAAGATCCGGCCGCTGATGTCCCGGGTCACGTGGGATAGTGCCCACCAAACGCGATCGATAACGCCCTGCGTGTTCCCGTCACCCGCTACGCTGGCCGAGGTGACCGGCGGCACATTCGCCCGGCATGGCGTCGCAGACGGTTTCAGGCCGGGACGACCCGACAGTTTCGCGCACTTGCGAACTCGTGAAAAACGCCGACGACAATTGGCCGACCGCCGTCGGCACGTCCACCGAGGTCATCGCTGTCCGACCGGCCGGGAATCGGTAGAAACACCTCGCAACGCCGACTGAACAGACCCTTGCTCTTCACGCGGAAAACAGTTAGACGAAACATAGTCAGAACACGTGTCGTATAAACTCCGCGAACAAGGGCAGAGAGTCGGCGCCCAGGTCCTGGGTCCTGCCGTCCAGGTGACGTCCGGCAGGCCGCGCCCCGTCAGCGCACCCGGCCCCCGCCTCTTCGGCCCCGAGACTTCGAGAGCTGACAGCGCCGTCCGCCCCCGCCCTCGCGCCACCGTGCCTGTCGAATGAGAGGCGTTCCACCATGCCCCTGCATGTTCCCCCGGCTCCCGCGCCCGCACTGCGCACCGTCCTCACAGCACTCGGTTCCCCCACCGCCGTCCGCGAGGCCCGCACCCCGTCCCTCCGCAACGCCCAGGGGCCCACCACCCCGGAACTCCCGCTGCCCGTGCATGTCCTGGACCGGATAACCCCCGCGGGCACGTCCACCACCCGGCTGACCGGGTGGCGCTTCCTGATCCGCTCCGGAGACCGCGCGGTGGCTGCGGCCGAGACCATGCTGACCCCCGACGGCTGGGCCTTCTCGCACTTCTTCGAAGGTCCCTACATCGCCTCCACCGAGCGCGCCCTGCGCCAGGCCGAGACGATGAAGCAGCCCTACCAG contains these protein-coding regions:
- a CDS encoding CPBP family intramembrane glutamic endopeptidase yields the protein MQVETGAVAGSVPEERPSRRTLRDETLLVLGLSLGASGVSALISFVGSVTKPGGLKDQAATLNASAAPGRPWLDLAWQLFGITTSLVPVALVAHFLLREGKGLRTLGFDRTRPWPDLGRGAAVAAVIGSSGIAFYLAARELGFNLTVVPEALPEVWWKYPVLILSAVQNAVLEEVIVVAFLLRRLRQLGWTPGTALVASSVLRGSYHLYQGIGGFIGNMVMGVVFVYLYRRWGRVGPLVVAHSLLDIGAFVGYALLAGKLPWLPTA
- a CDS encoding glutamate--cysteine ligase codes for the protein MGEKVVAGPFDLSDRRRYRTKLRQCLTGLERLLAEKRFDRPKNLLGLEIELNLVGPDGMPKMMNGQVLERIASRDFQTELAMFNLEVNIAPHRLAGRVFDRLAEELRTSLAYAHRKANEVDAGIMMIGILPTLERDDLVSSNLSEVDRYALLNDQIVAARGEEFTLDIDGVERLSCTSKSIAPEAACTSVQLHLQVTPARFADVWNAAQAIAAAQVAIGANSPFLFGRELWRESRPPLFTQSTDTRPPELQAQGVRPRTWFGERWISSAYDLFEENLRYYPALLPICDDEDPLGVLDAGGVPKLGELVLHNGTVYRWNRPVYGIADGVPHLRVENRVLPAGPTVTDVIANAAFYYGVVRALAEEPRPVWTRLPFEAAAANFDAACRYGIDARLRWPRGGRFGGTAEVDAVHLVRDELLPLAAAGLDAWGVEPADRDLYLGVIEERCRLRANGASWQAATFHRALEKGLSRETALAATTRRYSELMHLGEPVHTWPVGLPEPVPLG